A single region of the Halobellus ruber genome encodes:
- a CDS encoding FtsX-like permease family protein, whose amino-acid sequence MWGTRTASLLRLGGRRLLGRLRGEAPAGVVLAVCGVAVTVAFVVAITGLSLGLASQTTVQSDDVDFWVVPESGSSTLVADTDGPRLGAVHDVSARVAADDRVTYATPVLLGLLNVTNPATDDSAYVLLVGVIPPPDGATTQVFGLSTAPLAPGDPHYANGDYDGRWTGELVVSDGAAGLLNASNGSRLTTAGREFTVQRVEGGGPTTGAGTVPVALGHLAEVQAVAGATDGDQADQLLVATTDAGVRPVLEGLYPSTDVVTRSGLGAAQVSQSGLPRALAAAAFVVALAVGGLLVATLMGLEVTGDRRALATLGALGFSTRSRATVVAGETITLTLLGGLVGVAVGAVLVRVINALSTRFLGVAELASFPPILAGYGVVITVLIGLLAAPYPVWLSIRTDPVEVMSG is encoded by the coding sequence ATGTGGGGGACCCGAACCGCGTCGCTTCTCCGACTCGGCGGGCGACGCCTCCTCGGCCGTCTCAGGGGGGAGGCGCCCGCCGGCGTCGTCCTCGCCGTCTGCGGGGTTGCGGTCACGGTCGCGTTCGTCGTTGCGATCACGGGGCTCTCTCTGGGGCTCGCGTCGCAGACGACCGTACAGAGCGACGACGTCGACTTCTGGGTGGTTCCCGAGTCGGGGAGCTCCACCCTCGTCGCCGACACCGACGGACCCCGGCTCGGCGCGGTCCACGATGTGAGCGCGCGGGTCGCCGCCGACGACCGCGTGACCTACGCCACCCCGGTCCTGCTCGGCCTGCTGAACGTCACCAACCCCGCGACCGACGACTCGGCGTACGTCCTGCTGGTCGGGGTGATCCCGCCCCCCGACGGGGCGACCACCCAGGTGTTCGGCCTGTCGACGGCCCCGCTCGCGCCGGGGGACCCCCACTACGCGAACGGTGACTACGACGGCCGCTGGACCGGGGAGCTCGTCGTCAGCGACGGCGCCGCGGGGCTGCTGAACGCGTCGAACGGAAGCCGGCTCACGACGGCCGGCCGGGAGTTCACCGTCCAGCGGGTCGAGGGCGGCGGTCCGACGACCGGCGCCGGAACCGTGCCGGTCGCGCTCGGGCACCTCGCGGAGGTCCAGGCGGTGGCGGGTGCGACCGACGGCGACCAGGCCGATCAGCTGCTGGTGGCGACCACCGACGCGGGGGTCAGGCCGGTGCTCGAGGGACTGTACCCGTCGACGGATGTCGTGACGCGGTCGGGGCTGGGGGCGGCGCAGGTCTCACAGTCCGGGCTGCCACGCGCCCTCGCAGCGGCGGCGTTCGTCGTCGCACTCGCCGTCGGGGGGTTGCTGGTCGCGACGTTGATGGGGCTCGAAGTCACGGGGGACCGGCGCGCGCTGGCGACGCTCGGAGCGCTCGGCTTCTCGACGCGGTCGCGGGCGACCGTCGTGGCCGGGGAGACGATCACGCTGACGCTCCTCGGTGGGCTCGTCGGCGTCGCCGTCGGGGCCGTGCTGGTCCGCGTGATCAACGCGCTCAGCACACGGTTTCTGGGCGTCGCCGAACTGGCGTCGTTCCCCCCGATCCTCGCCGGGTACGGCGTCGTGATTACGGTGCTCATCGGGCTCCTCGCCGCGCCGTACCCCGTCTGGCTGAGCATCCGCACCGATCCCGTCGAGGTGATGTCGGGATGA
- a CDS encoding helix-turn-helix domain-containing protein produces MDDITATLRVKSPDLALTETVANVAAATVKPVSGAGTAPNLGAYLFSVRTDDFERFEAALRGDPTIESFSRLVADGPEAVYRFEYDPDATVFSAAIAAVDGISIDWTNDGAAWIVRVWLPDREALASLWEYATDHDVEFSLERVYEHTSFADSRPELTDDQRDGLLLALEMGYFEEPRAATLSDVAEELGVSQPAAGGLLRRGVRRLVESRVAVRSEDATGV; encoded by the coding sequence ATGGACGATATTACAGCCACCCTGCGAGTGAAGTCGCCCGATCTGGCGTTGACCGAGACCGTCGCGAACGTCGCGGCCGCGACGGTGAAGCCCGTCTCCGGAGCGGGAACTGCGCCGAACCTGGGCGCGTATTTGTTCTCCGTCCGGACGGACGACTTCGAACGGTTCGAGGCCGCCCTTCGAGGGGATCCGACGATCGAGTCGTTCTCGCGACTCGTTGCGGACGGCCCCGAAGCCGTCTACCGGTTCGAGTACGACCCGGACGCAACGGTGTTTTCGGCCGCCATCGCCGCAGTCGACGGCATTTCGATCGATTGGACCAACGACGGGGCAGCGTGGATCGTTCGCGTCTGGCTGCCCGACCGGGAAGCGTTAGCCTCCCTCTGGGAGTACGCCACCGACCACGACGTCGAGTTCTCGCTGGAGCGGGTGTACGAGCATACCAGCTTCGCCGACTCGCGACCGGAACTCACGGACGATCAGCGGGACGGGTTGCTGCTCGCCTTGGAGATGGGATACTTCGAGGAGCCGCGCGCGGCAACGTTGAGCGACGTCGCCGAGGAGTTGGGGGTCTCCCAACCGGCCGCCGGCGGACTCCTCCGGCGCGGGGTTCGCCGCCTCGTCGAGTCGAGGGTCGCAGTCCGGAGCGAGGACGCGACCGGCGTGTGA
- a CDS encoding PH domain-containing protein: MSSPGPGDAPGRSSAPTAEIDLDWLSLEDGESIQWASTPHKYSLVPAFVFGIPLSLVLIGIPLLVGSYLQYTNTNYVVTNRGLYSKRGILSRDVQQIGFDKVQNISYSQSALGSSFGYGSVEISTAGGSGVELEFRSIPDPASVQELIAGEIDNRQGRDSESATTTDDVLDEILEELRVIRRAVTHDDENHPEGARTAGPAGGGTEAQPSADEE; encoded by the coding sequence ATGTCAAGTCCGGGCCCCGGGGACGCACCGGGAAGGAGTTCGGCTCCCACGGCCGAAATCGATCTCGATTGGTTGAGCCTCGAGGACGGCGAGTCGATCCAGTGGGCGAGCACGCCGCACAAGTACAGTCTCGTCCCCGCGTTCGTGTTCGGGATCCCCCTGTCGCTCGTTCTCATCGGGATTCCGCTTCTCGTGGGGTCGTACCTGCAGTACACGAACACGAACTACGTCGTCACGAACCGGGGGCTCTACAGCAAACGCGGGATCCTCTCCAGGGACGTCCAGCAGATCGGGTTCGACAAGGTACAGAACATCTCCTACTCGCAGTCGGCGCTGGGGTCGTCGTTCGGCTACGGCTCCGTCGAGATCAGTACGGCCGGCGGGTCGGGCGTCGAACTCGAGTTCCGGAGTATCCCGGATCCGGCCTCGGTACAGGAGCTGATCGCCGGAGAGATCGACAATCGACAGGGGCGCGACTCGGAGTCGGCCACCACGACGGACGACGTCTTAGACGAGATCCTCGAGGAGCTGCGTGTCATCCGCCGGGCGGTGACCCACGACGACGAGAACCACCCGGAGGGGGCGCGGACTGCCGGCCCGGCCGGCGGCGGGACCGAAGCGCAGCCCTCGGCCGACGAGGAATGA
- a CDS encoding ABC transporter permease — translation MSRSDLLWRFPSLRMAWRNLGRNRIRTALATLGIVIGVVAIASLGIAGVALQEQATSDLGSLGSDVTVRSGADSETDGVTDDQVDAIRGIVTDAPVVPQKTNSTTLSSRDGEEAFVNVVGVTNAAALYTASAGESPERLRSGALLTNETARRLGIELGDPVTYDGRLYRVQGLIESSSGFGGGSELVVPLSALDEEEHYDEVTVVAANGDRAQAIASTLETRFNTEDDEEVSVTNFANIQENIDSFFNTLNLALLGIGAISLVVASVAILNVMLMSTIERRGEIGVLRAVGIRRGEVLRMILAEATFLGLIGGVVGAAASLGTGLVIFEMLTGDPTLVFAWESLRYLGYGFGFAVVASVLSGLYPAWKAANELPVEALRG, via the coding sequence GTGAGCCGTTCGGACCTCCTGTGGCGGTTCCCGAGCCTCCGGATGGCGTGGCGCAACCTCGGGCGGAACCGGATCCGGACCGCGCTCGCGACGCTCGGGATCGTCATCGGCGTCGTGGCGATCGCGTCGCTCGGGATCGCCGGCGTCGCACTCCAGGAGCAGGCGACGTCCGATCTGGGTAGCCTCGGGAGCGACGTGACAGTCAGGTCGGGGGCGGACAGCGAGACGGACGGCGTGACCGACGACCAGGTCGACGCCATCCGGGGTATCGTCACCGACGCCCCGGTCGTGCCACAGAAGACCAACAGTACGACGCTGTCGTCCCGCGACGGCGAGGAGGCGTTCGTCAACGTCGTCGGCGTCACGAACGCCGCCGCGCTGTACACCGCCTCCGCGGGCGAGTCCCCGGAACGACTGCGTTCCGGGGCACTCCTCACCAACGAGACGGCGCGACGGCTGGGGATCGAACTCGGTGACCCGGTGACCTACGACGGGCGACTCTACCGCGTCCAGGGGTTGATCGAGTCCAGCAGCGGCTTCGGCGGGGGAAGCGAACTCGTCGTCCCGCTTTCCGCACTCGACGAGGAGGAACACTACGACGAAGTGACCGTCGTCGCGGCCAACGGCGACCGTGCGCAGGCGATCGCTTCAACGCTCGAAACCCGGTTCAACACCGAGGACGACGAGGAAGTGAGCGTCACGAACTTCGCGAACATCCAGGAGAACATCGATTCGTTCTTCAACACCCTCAACCTCGCGCTGCTCGGTATCGGCGCCATCTCGCTGGTCGTCGCGAGCGTTGCCATCCTCAACGTGATGCTGATGAGCACGATCGAACGCCGCGGCGAGATCGGCGTGCTCCGTGCGGTCGGGATCCGTCGTGGAGAGGTCCTCCGGATGATCCTCGCGGAAGCGACGTTCCTCGGACTGATCGGCGGTGTCGTCGGTGCCGCCGCGTCGCTCGGCACCGGGCTCGTGATCTTCGAGATGCTGACCGGGGACCCGACCCTCGTGTTCGCGTGGGAGAGCCTCCGGTATCTCGGGTACGGCTTCGGGTTTGCGGTCGTCGCGAGCGTCCTGAGCGGGCTGTATCCCGCCTGGAAGGCCGCGAACGAACTGCCGGTCGAGGCCCTCAGGGGGTAG
- a CDS encoding TrmB family transcriptional regulator produces MDDSSNQDQAIELLKELGLKEYEARSFVALTRRERGTAKDISETSEVPRTRVYDAIRVLESKGLVETQHSNPQVFRAVSIDEAVNTLQSEYVERTESLRSALSGLDPADDERTTEATHEVWALSGNQGITSRTQQLIEGATEEVVLVIGHQSVFTDRLAEQLRTGQERGVNLLIGTADEDLRAEVQDTLPDVDVFTSGLDWLSRSTLPSDNTEISRLLLADRETILVSSFTETGEDGREHEQGVFGRGFDNGLVTIVRRLMATGLPVADDPGDGDA; encoded by the coding sequence ATGGACGATAGTTCAAATCAAGACCAAGCGATCGAACTGCTCAAGGAACTCGGACTCAAGGAGTACGAGGCCAGGTCGTTCGTGGCGCTCACACGCCGCGAGCGCGGGACAGCAAAGGACATCAGCGAGACCTCCGAGGTCCCCCGGACGCGTGTCTACGACGCGATTCGCGTACTGGAATCGAAGGGACTGGTCGAGACCCAACACTCGAACCCGCAGGTGTTTCGGGCGGTCTCCATCGACGAGGCTGTCAACACCCTCCAGTCGGAGTACGTCGAGCGGACCGAGTCACTCCGGAGCGCTCTCAGTGGACTCGACCCGGCTGACGACGAACGGACGACGGAAGCGACCCACGAAGTATGGGCGCTGAGTGGTAACCAGGGGATCACAAGTCGAACGCAACAGTTGATCGAGGGGGCGACCGAAGAGGTGGTTCTCGTGATCGGGCACCAGAGTGTTTTCACCGACCGACTGGCCGAGCAGTTGCGGACGGGCCAGGAGCGCGGTGTGAACCTCCTCATTGGAACAGCCGATGAAGACCTCCGAGCCGAGGTTCAGGATACTCTCCCGGACGTCGATGTGTTCACGTCGGGCTTGGACTGGTTGAGTCGATCGACGCTCCCGTCGGACAACACGGAGATCAGTCGGCTGTTGCTGGCCGACCGCGAGACGATCCTAGTGAGCTCCTTCACCGAAACCGGAGAGGACGGTCGCGAACACGAACAGGGGGTGTTCGGCCGTGGGTTCGACAACGGGCTCGTTACGATCGTTCGACGACTGATGGCCACGGGACTGCCGGTGGCGGATGATCCGGGGGACGGCGACGCCTGA
- a CDS encoding metal-dependent transcriptional regulator — protein MSGTAQYLLAVYILGHRTDPPIRTTAVAEALDRSPATVTETFQRLDEQGLADHEPYEGVTLTEAGRERAAELHETYVTVSWFFRSVLELDDYEAEAMQLAGLVSPTVAERLAATLPVETDAASQSDAEVSPPTDDDTP, from the coding sequence ATGAGCGGCACCGCACAGTACCTGCTTGCCGTATACATCCTTGGGCACCGTACCGACCCGCCGATCCGAACCACGGCGGTGGCCGAGGCGCTGGATCGGTCGCCCGCGACGGTCACCGAGACCTTCCAGCGGCTCGACGAGCAGGGGCTCGCCGACCACGAGCCCTACGAGGGAGTCACGCTCACCGAGGCGGGACGCGAGCGTGCCGCGGAGCTCCACGAAACCTACGTGACCGTCTCGTGGTTCTTCCGGAGCGTCCTCGAGTTGGACGATTACGAGGCGGAAGCGATGCAACTGGCCGGGCTCGTGAGCCCGACCGTCGCCGAACGGCTTGCCGCGACGCTGCCCGTCGAGACGGACGCCGCATCACAGAGTGACGCGGAAGTGTCGCCGCCGACGGACGACGACACCCCCTGA
- a CDS encoding TrmB family transcriptional regulator: protein MSTYAARTFVALVSLGEGTAQAVSEVADVPRTRVYDAASELQNRGLVDVKRSSPKRYWAISTETAGRHLEQEYSHRVDVLTDALDALDTTSRITEQRGVWTVTGRDAVTDRVVEFISNADDEVVYVISVDNCSRPSDPDSQRLSIATSDGVRADSEKRVRTGDQFRLSPAPARPTPLTTLPPAARARP, encoded by the coding sequence ATCAGTACCTACGCCGCTCGAACGTTCGTCGCCCTCGTTAGCCTCGGCGAGGGGACTGCGCAGGCCGTGAGTGAAGTCGCCGACGTTCCCCGAACGCGCGTCTACGATGCGGCCAGCGAACTCCAAAACCGCGGATTGGTCGACGTGAAACGGTCGAGCCCCAAACGATATTGGGCGATTTCAACGGAGACGGCCGGCCGACACCTCGAACAGGAATACAGCCACCGCGTGGATGTTCTGACGGACGCGCTCGATGCGCTCGATACCACGAGTCGCATCACGGAACAGCGAGGCGTCTGGACGGTGACCGGCCGGGACGCCGTGACCGATCGCGTGGTGGAGTTCATCTCGAACGCCGACGACGAAGTCGTGTACGTAATCAGCGTCGACAACTGCTCTCGGCCGTCGGATCCGGATTCGCAACGTCTGTCGATAGCAACGAGCGACGGCGTCAGGGCCGACAGCGAGAAGCGGGTTCGGACAGGGGATCAGTTCCGCCTGAGCCCCGCTCCCGCCCGCCCGACCCCGTTAACGACGCTGCCGCCCGCCGCCCGGGCCCGTCCGTAG
- a CDS encoding ABC transporter ATP-binding protein codes for MTVVRLDGVVKRYRTGGETIEALAGVDFAAARGEMVTVIGPSGSGKSTMLNLVGLLDTPSEGTVRLDGRNVTAFSEDELTEERRSEIGFVFQAFHLLPMLTAVENVELPSLWDTTRDRSDRAADLLDRVGLGDRLAHTPEELSGGQKQRVAIARALVNEPDIVLADEPTGNLDQDTGRTILDELTRLKEEENIAIVAVTHDEQLVEYADRVVRLVDGVIQ; via the coding sequence ATGACGGTCGTCCGACTCGACGGCGTCGTCAAGCGCTACCGGACCGGCGGCGAGACTATCGAGGCGCTTGCAGGCGTCGACTTCGCGGCGGCACGCGGCGAGATGGTGACGGTGATCGGGCCCTCCGGCTCCGGCAAGAGCACGATGCTGAACCTGGTGGGACTCCTGGATACGCCCTCGGAGGGGACCGTCAGACTCGATGGCCGGAACGTGACGGCGTTCTCCGAGGACGAACTGACCGAGGAACGCCGCTCGGAGATCGGGTTCGTCTTTCAGGCGTTTCACCTGCTGCCGATGCTCACCGCAGTCGAGAACGTCGAGCTCCCGTCGTTGTGGGACACCACACGGGATCGATCAGACCGCGCGGCCGACCTCCTCGACCGGGTCGGTCTCGGCGACCGGCTTGCGCACACGCCCGAGGAGCTGTCGGGCGGGCAGAAACAGCGGGTCGCGATCGCCCGGGCGCTGGTCAACGAACCCGACATCGTCCTCGCCGACGAGCCGACCGGCAACCTGGATCAGGACACCGGGCGGACCATCCTCGACGAACTGACTCGGCTCAAGGAGGAGGAGAACATCGCGATCGTCGCGGTCACACACGACGAGCAACTGGTCGAGTACGCCGACCGGGTCGTCCGCCTCGTCGACGGGGTGATACAGTGA
- a CDS encoding ABC transporter ATP-binding protein, with protein MRDTTRGTVRTEPDASPASDDPDAPAVSCRDVVREYTRGDGSLLGRSDGRSVRALDGVSLDVHPGEFVGVAGTSGSGKSTLLHLLAALDTPDAGTVRVAGRDVATLSRRERTRLRLDRVGVVFQRFHLLPALSAAANVALPLIERGVAKRRRQERASQLLETVGLADRETHRPGALSGGEQQRVAVARALATDPGLVVADEPTGELDSDTGARVIELFADLADDRGVVVASHDDQVLSGADRVVRLRDGARVA; from the coding sequence ATGCGTGACACGACCCGCGGGACGGTCCGCACCGAACCCGACGCCAGCCCGGCGTCCGACGACCCGGACGCGCCGGCGGTATCGTGTCGTGACGTGGTTCGCGAGTACACCCGCGGTGACGGGAGCCTGCTCGGTCGGTCGGACGGCCGGTCGGTTCGTGCGCTCGATGGGGTGTCCCTCGACGTGCACCCCGGCGAGTTCGTCGGCGTCGCGGGGACGAGCGGGAGCGGCAAGTCGACGCTGTTACACCTCCTCGCGGCCCTCGACACGCCCGACGCCGGCACCGTCCGCGTCGCGGGGCGGGACGTCGCCACCCTCTCCCGCCGGGAGCGGACGCGCCTGCGGCTCGACCGGGTAGGGGTCGTCTTCCAGCGGTTTCACCTCCTGCCCGCCCTGTCGGCCGCCGCGAACGTGGCGCTCCCGCTGATCGAACGGGGCGTCGCGAAGCGCCGCCGGCAGGAGCGGGCGAGCCAACTGCTCGAAACTGTCGGGTTGGCCGACCGGGAGACGCACCGACCCGGAGCCTTGAGCGGCGGCGAACAACAGCGCGTCGCCGTCGCACGGGCGCTCGCGACCGACCCCGGCCTGGTCGTCGCGGACGAGCCGACCGGGGAACTCGACTCCGACACCGGCGCCCGGGTGATCGAACTGTTCGCCGACCTCGCGGACGACCGTGGCGTCGTCGTCGCCTCACACGACGACCAGGTGCTGTCAGGGGCCGACCGCGTGGTGCGGCTCCGTGACGGGGCGCGCGTCGCGTAG
- a CDS encoding PH domain-containing protein — protein MSDEWWFRDGDERVVWRGQPRLSAALGGVGAGVVVCALAIGAAVTVDPRIALGCAFGVGIAVWAVLRVRRTAYVLTTRALWLKRGVLGHTVRRVGLSKVQNTAYAQSATGSLFGYGTVTVDVAGGDDLRLRRVEDPRTLQEAIAERAGRSDGTVPGSTEQWQSVLGLLREIRTAVE, from the coding sequence ATGAGCGACGAGTGGTGGTTTCGGGACGGCGACGAGCGGGTCGTCTGGCGGGGACAGCCGCGGCTGTCGGCTGCGCTGGGCGGCGTTGGTGCTGGGGTTGTCGTCTGCGCCCTCGCGATCGGTGCTGCGGTCACCGTGGATCCACGGATAGCTCTCGGCTGCGCGTTCGGAGTCGGGATCGCCGTTTGGGCCGTATTGCGGGTCCGACGGACCGCGTACGTGCTCACCACGCGGGCACTGTGGCTGAAACGTGGCGTGCTCGGACACACCGTCCGGCGGGTCGGGCTTTCCAAGGTCCAGAACACGGCCTACGCACAGTCGGCTACGGGGTCACTCTTCGGCTACGGGACGGTCACTGTCGACGTTGCCGGCGGGGATGACCTCCGGCTTCGCCGGGTCGAGGATCCCCGGACACTACAGGAGGCGATCGCCGAGCGAGCCGGGAGGTCCGACGGAACCGTCCCGGGGTCGACCGAACAGTGGCAGTCGGTGCTGGGACTGCTCCGTGAGATCCGAACTGCGGTCGAGTGA
- a CDS encoding NAD(P)/FAD-dependent oxidoreductase — translation MTDDTQQPDPDASTARDAPDVVVVGGGVAGLSAAVFTARHGLETTVLDSGESILRRNAHLENFPGFPAGVNGRHLLDLLGEQAAEAGCEQVTATVASVGTTDGGLVVHTDTGDRYRAAYVVAATKNAVGYLEDVDGVGIIDRGKAFVDTDERGRTGVDGLYAAGRLAEKPHQAAVCAGHGAEVGVTILEDDDRPFYHDWVTPEGYFTDRGRDLPPGCEEVDEAERADREARSLDVMRERFAEPHPDDQVTHPSLGED, via the coding sequence ATGACAGACGACACCCAACAGCCGGACCCTGACGCATCGACCGCACGCGACGCCCCGGACGTCGTGGTGGTCGGCGGCGGGGTCGCCGGCCTCTCGGCGGCCGTTTTCACCGCCCGCCACGGGTTGGAGACGACCGTCCTCGATTCCGGCGAGTCGATCCTCCGGCGGAACGCCCACCTGGAGAACTTTCCCGGCTTCCCCGCCGGCGTGAACGGCCGGCACCTGCTGGACCTCCTCGGGGAACAGGCCGCGGAAGCGGGCTGTGAGCAGGTGACCGCGACCGTCGCGAGCGTTGGGACGACCGATGGGGGCTTGGTTGTCCACACCGACACCGGCGACCGATACCGCGCGGCGTACGTTGTCGCCGCAACGAAGAACGCGGTCGGCTACCTGGAGGACGTCGACGGCGTGGGCATCATCGACCGCGGCAAGGCGTTCGTCGACACCGACGAACGCGGTCGCACCGGCGTCGATGGCCTCTACGCGGCGGGTCGCCTCGCCGAGAAGCCCCACCAGGCGGCGGTCTGCGCCGGCCACGGAGCCGAAGTCGGCGTCACCATCCTCGAAGACGACGACCGACCGTTCTACCACGACTGGGTGACGCCAGAGGGGTACTTCACCGACCGCGGCCGCGACCTGCCGCCCGGGTGTGAGGAGGTCGACGAGGCCGAGCGGGCCGACCGCGAGGCGCGCTCGCTCGACGTTATGCGCGAGCGGTTCGCCGAGCCCCACCCCGACGACCAGGTCACCCACCCCAGTCTGGGTGAGGACTAA
- a CDS encoding ABC transporter permease, with the protein MSDTDPGKSVGRPGSDPGDGRGRGPAAANRARGAVEVAVAQLRHDGARTGLMIAGIALAVLSATLLGSLGVGVVETGSEKFAAADRDLWVTGGAIEVTPGEIGGIRNGVVDAHDLAAELERRDGIQTAVPIAFQSVYVANESGEFVTYVGTGGPAGPNAVTLRAGSGFTRGDVHYANGTYQGPMTREVVVDPATAERFDVSVNDTLYIGGSIAEARERPFRVVGVSRTYTRFLRSPTVTVPLSELQELTGGTDADRATFVTVALAEGVSADRMRQELEQDYPAYEVRTNREQLRATLRQQAVVIASGVSLTVLAAVAGVALTVNLLFSAVHRQRAEFAALVAVGVGPRTLAGVVSIQAIVLGGLGGVVGVGLTLPAAAALNRLALAVVGFEGLVRTPPSVLAAGFAIAVLTSLVAGLAASLRVARLRPLAHLSR; encoded by the coding sequence ATGAGCGACACGGACCCGGGGAAATCCGTCGGTCGTCCCGGGAGCGACCCGGGCGACGGTCGCGGACGCGGTCCGGCCGCCGCGAACCGGGCCCGTGGGGCTGTCGAGGTCGCCGTCGCGCAGTTGCGCCACGACGGGGCCCGAACGGGGCTGATGATCGCGGGGATCGCGCTCGCCGTGCTTTCGGCGACGCTGCTCGGGAGTTTGGGCGTCGGCGTCGTCGAAACCGGGAGCGAGAAGTTCGCCGCGGCCGACCGCGACCTGTGGGTGACCGGCGGCGCAATCGAGGTGACACCGGGGGAGATCGGCGGGATACGAAACGGCGTCGTCGACGCCCACGATCTCGCGGCGGAACTCGAACGACGCGACGGGATCCAAACCGCCGTGCCGATCGCGTTCCAGTCGGTGTACGTCGCAAACGAGTCCGGCGAGTTCGTCACCTACGTCGGGACCGGCGGTCCGGCGGGACCGAACGCCGTCACCCTGCGCGCGGGGAGCGGGTTCACCCGCGGGGACGTTCACTACGCCAACGGGACCTACCAGGGACCGATGACCCGAGAGGTGGTCGTCGATCCGGCGACGGCCGAACGGTTCGACGTGTCGGTGAACGACACGCTGTACATCGGGGGCAGCATCGCGGAGGCACGGGAACGCCCGTTCCGCGTCGTCGGCGTTTCACGCACGTACACGCGGTTCCTGAGGTCGCCGACGGTGACCGTGCCCCTGAGCGAACTCCAGGAACTGACCGGCGGGACCGACGCCGACCGCGCGACGTTCGTCACCGTGGCGCTCGCGGAGGGGGTCAGCGCCGACCGGATGCGGCAGGAACTCGAACAAGACTACCCGGCGTACGAGGTCCGGACGAACCGCGAACAGCTGCGCGCGACGCTCCGACAGCAGGCCGTGGTGATCGCGAGCGGTGTCAGCCTGACCGTGCTCGCGGCGGTGGCGGGGGTGGCGCTGACCGTCAACCTCCTGTTTAGTGCCGTTCACCGGCAACGGGCGGAGTTCGCCGCGCTCGTGGCGGTCGGCGTCGGGCCGCGGACGCTCGCCGGCGTGGTCAGCATCCAGGCGATCGTACTCGGCGGACTCGGTGGGGTGGTGGGCGTCGGCCTCACCCTGCCCGCCGCGGCGGCTCTGAACCGCCTGGCGCTCGCTGTCGTCGGGTTCGAGGGACTCGTCCGGACCCCACCGTCCGTTCTTGCCGCCGGATTCGCGATTGCCGTCCTGACCAGCCTCGTCGCCGGCCTCGCCGCCAGTCTCCGAGTGGCGCGACTGCGGCCGCTCGCGCACCTGTCCCGGTAG